In Arachis stenosperma cultivar V10309 chromosome 1, arast.V10309.gnm1.PFL2, whole genome shotgun sequence, one DNA window encodes the following:
- the LOC130968081 gene encoding diacylglycerol kinase 7-like, producing MEPPSATGDTNKIAVRSSIVESIRGCGLSGMRIDKEDLKKQLAMPQYLRFAMRDSIRLQDPAAGESRYLSRTNDDDSSPPSSPMVVFINPKSGGRHGPALKERLQQLISDEQVFDLSDVKPHEFVRYGLGCLEMLAAIGDTCAKETREKIRVLVAGGDGTVGWVLGCLVELRNQGREPVPPVAIVPLGTGNDLSRSFHWGGSFPFAWKSAIKRTLLKASIGPIHRLDSWRVSLSMPDGTPMDPPHSLKHTEDFTIDQGMEIEGELPEKMTSYEGVFYNYFSIGMDAQVAYGFHHLRNEKPYIASGPITNKIIYSGYSCTQGWFFTPCTTDPGLRGLKNILRMHIRKVNCSEWEQVPIPSSVRAIVALNLHSYGSGRDPWGKLKPEYLEKRGFVEADVADGLLEIFGLKQGWHASFVMVELISAKHIAQAAAIRLEVRGGEWKNSYMQMDGEPWKQPLSRDFSTVVEIKREPFQSLMVSGE from the exons atGGAACCGCCGTCGGCGACGGGAGATACCAACAAGATAGCGGTGAGGTCGTCGATTGTGGAGTCGATTAGGGGATGCGGCCTCTCCGGGATGCGGATTGACAAGGAAGACTTGAAGAAGCAACTTGCCATGCCGCAGTACCTCCGCTTCGCAATGCGTGACTCCATCCGCCTCCAGGACCCTGCCGCCGGCGAGTCCCGCTACCTCTCCCGCACCAACGACGACGACTCCTCCCCTCCCTCTTCTCCCATGGTCGTCTTTATCAATCCCAAAAGCGGTGGCCGCCACGGTCCCGCTCTCAAGGAGAGGCTCCAGCAACTCATCAGCGACGAACAG GTTTTTGACTTATCAGATGTGAAGCCTCATGAGTTTGTACGGTATGGATTGGGTTGCCTGGAGATGTTGGCTGCTATTGGTGATACTTGTGCCAAAGAAACTCGTGAAAAAATCAGGGTTTTG GTTGCTGGAGGTGATGGTACTGTTGGCTGGGTATTAGGATGTCTCGTAGAACTTCGCAATCAAGGTCGAGAGCCAGTTCCTCCCGTGGCTATCGTACCTCTTGGTACAGGAAATGACCTGTCTAGGAGTTTCCATTGG GGTGGTTCATTTCCTTTTGCTTGGAAATCAGCTATTAAAAGAACTCTGCTCAAAGCTAGTATTGGACCAATTCATCGTTTGGATAG TTGGCGAGTTTCACTTTCAATGCCAGATGGCACACCTATGGACCCCCCACATTCTTTGAAACATACAGAAGATTTTACTATTGATCAG GGCATGGAAATTGAGGGAGAACTGCCCGAGAAAATGAcaagttatgaaggcgtgttcTACAATTACTTCAGCATAG GAATGGATGCCCAAGTGGCTTATGGCTTCCATCATCTACGTAATGAAAAACCTTACATTGCAAGTGGTCCAATAACAAACAAG ATCATATACTCTGGTTATAGTTGCACCCAGGGCTGGTTCTTCACACCTTGCACAACTGATCCAGGTTTAAG GGGTCTTAAAAACATTCTGCGGATGCATATCAGAAAGGTCAATTGCTCAGAGTGGGAGCAGGTTCCAATCCCTTCAAG TGTAAGAGCAATAGTTGCACTAAATCTTCATAGCTATGGAAGTGGAAGAGACCCATGGGGTAAACTCAAACCAGAATATTTGGAAAAG AGAGGCTTTGTTGAAGCTGACGTTGCTGATGGCCTTTTGGAAATATTTGGTTTAAAGCAAGGGTGGCATGCATCATTTGTCATGGTTGAATTGATCTCTGCAAAGCACATTGCTCAG gCAGCAGCTATTCGATTGGAAGTAAGAGGTGGGGAGTGGAAGAATTCCTATATGCAGATGGATGGAGAACCTTGGAAGCAGCCATTGAGCAGGGACTTCTCAACAGTCGTGGAAATAAAGAGAGAGCCTTTTCAGTCACTTATGGTCAGTGGTGAGTAA